The following proteins are co-located in the Methanobrevibacter sp. genome:
- the mcm gene encoding minichromosome maintenance protein MCM has product MNSTTKSQTSIIKFEEFFATSYKDDVFEILETYPDERSLIVDYNELEMFDPDLADLLIDKPEEVIEAAQIAIKNIDPLVKDADINIRFEHTSNVIPLKTLLSKYIGTFVAADGIVRKTDEIRPRIETGVFECRGCMRLHEVEQTSGNRIIEPSLCSECGGRSFRLLQEESKYIDTQTARMQEPLENLSGGTEPKQMLMVLEDDLVDQLNPGDKVRVTGTLRTFREERSGKFKNYIYVNHIEPLEQEFEELQLSEEDEEKILELSKDPNIYDKIIKSTAPSIRGYREVKEAIALQLFGGAAKQLEDETKLRGDIHILIVGDPGIGKSQILKYVSRLAPRSIYTSGKGTTGAGLTAAAVRDELGGWSLEAGALVLGDQGNVCVDELDKMRSEDRSALHEALEQQTVSIAKAGIMATLNSRCSVLAAANPKFGRFDRFKVLAEQIDLPAPIISRFDLIFVIEDKPSVEGDSKLAEHILKIHQENTVDYEIEPELLRKYIAYARKNVHPVLTDEANEILREFYVSTRNSNTEEQAPVPITARQLEAIIRLSEASAKIKLKDTVDKEDAEKAVRLQMACLKEVGVDPETGEIDIEVMEGRTPTSEREKMQKVMEEIGLLEEEFGNQAPLNVLVSNMAEKFDMSEDKVESIVRNLNQKGLIYIPSTGYLKRA; this is encoded by the coding sequence ATGAATTCTACTACTAAATCTCAAACATCAATTATAAAATTCGAAGAATTTTTTGCAACATCTTATAAGGATGATGTATTCGAAATACTTGAAACATATCCTGATGAGCGGTCACTAATCGTAGATTACAATGAACTGGAAATGTTTGATCCAGACCTTGCGGATTTGTTAATAGATAAACCGGAAGAAGTTATTGAAGCTGCACAGATAGCTATAAAAAATATCGACCCTCTTGTAAAGGATGCAGATATCAATATTCGTTTTGAACATACCTCCAATGTAATACCTTTAAAGACATTGCTAAGTAAATACATTGGAACATTTGTCGCAGCGGACGGAATCGTTAGAAAAACAGATGAAATCAGACCTCGTATTGAAACCGGTGTTTTTGAATGTAGAGGATGTATGAGATTGCATGAGGTCGAACAAACTTCTGGAAATAGAATAATTGAACCTTCATTATGTAGCGAATGTGGTGGAAGATCATTTAGACTGCTTCAGGAAGAATCAAAATACATTGATACCCAAACAGCAAGAATGCAGGAACCTTTAGAAAACCTGTCCGGAGGAACTGAACCTAAGCAAATGCTGATGGTTTTGGAAGACGATTTAGTAGACCAATTAAATCCTGGAGATAAAGTTAGAGTTACAGGAACTTTAAGAACATTCAGGGAAGAAAGAAGCGGTAAGTTTAAAAATTATATTTATGTTAACCATATTGAACCTCTGGAACAGGAATTTGAGGAACTGCAGCTTTCTGAAGAAGATGAAGAAAAAATTTTAGAATTATCAAAAGACCCTAATATTTATGACAAGATTATTAAATCAACTGCACCTTCAATTAGAGGATACAGGGAAGTTAAAGAAGCTATTGCATTGCAATTATTTGGAGGGGCTGCAAAACAACTTGAAGATGAAACCAAATTAAGAGGAGATATCCACATTCTCATTGTCGGGGACCCTGGTATCGGTAAATCCCAAATTCTGAAATACGTTTCAAGACTGGCACCAAGAAGTATCTATACAAGTGGTAAAGGTACAACCGGTGCAGGTTTAACTGCAGCAGCTGTCAGAGACGAACTTGGAGGATGGTCACTGGAAGCCGGAGCATTGGTTCTTGGAGACCAGGGAAACGTATGTGTTGACGAGCTGGACAAGATGAGATCTGAAGACAGGTCTGCACTTCACGAAGCTTTAGAACAACAAACAGTAAGTATTGCAAAAGCAGGAATTATGGCAACATTGAATTCAAGATGTTCAGTTCTTGCAGCGGCAAACCCTAAATTTGGAAGATTTGACAGATTTAAAGTGCTTGCAGAACAAATTGATTTGCCTGCTCCGATTATTTCCCGTTTTGATTTGATATTCGTTATCGAAGATAAGCCAAGCGTTGAAGGGGACTCAAAATTAGCGGAACACATTTTAAAAATACACCAGGAAAATACTGTTGATTATGAAATTGAACCTGAACTGCTTAGAAAATATATTGCATATGCACGTAAGAATGTCCACCCTGTTTTAACTGACGAAGCTAATGAAATTCTAAGGGAGTTCTACGTCAGTACAAGAAACAGCAATACCGAAGAACAGGCTCCAGTACCAATTACTGCAAGGCAGTTAGAGGCTATTATCCGTTTATCAGAAGCAAGTGCAAAAATCAAACTCAAAGATACTGTTGATAAAGAAGATGCGGAAAAAGCTGTCAGATTACAAATGGCATGTCTTAAAGAAGTAGGAGTGGATCCTGAAACCGGAGAAATTGATATCGAAGTAATGGAAGGAAGAACACCTACTTCCGAGAGAGAAAAAATGCAGAAAGTTATGGAAGAAATTGGTCTTTTAGAAGAAGAATTCGGCAATCAGGCTCCGTTAAATGTTTTAGTATCAAATATGGCTGAAAAATTCGACATGAGTGAAGATAAAGTCGAATCAATTGTTAGAAACTTAAATCAGAAAGGATTAATTTATATTCCATCCACAGGATATCTTAAGCGTGCTTAA
- a CDS encoding 60S ribosomal export protein NMD3, producing MFCPECGSTDKEMVGDVCIDCFLKDFQMIELPKRIEVEICSHCNSKLEEGKWSDEFIPEEEIIYRALERNIKIADEVSNELINLEIENFKGTIARCYVEVVGEVHGAQIEETHDCEVKIKKTVCPTCSKVQSGYYETVIQFRADKREIKPEEYAKADEIVERTLLKQSSSDKLAYCPQIAKLKEGYDYYIGSFKSGKKVAEALKEEFGGIIKESPRLISEDKSTGKGLYRVWISVRIPEAEINDFISYENKIIQLTSISKNSFVGVDITTSKKHNIPMKNMEDIELVKKADEVETATIISKSPQFIQILDPIDYSAVDLDMKEEYDKYNVGEEVKLIRINNIVYLLS from the coding sequence ATGTTTTGTCCAGAGTGCGGCAGTACCGATAAGGAAATGGTTGGCGACGTCTGCATCGACTGTTTTTTAAAGGATTTTCAAATGATTGAACTTCCGAAACGCATCGAAGTAGAAATATGCAGCCACTGCAACAGCAAACTTGAAGAGGGAAAATGGAGTGACGAATTTATCCCTGAAGAAGAAATAATCTACAGAGCACTCGAGAGAAATATAAAAATTGCAGATGAAGTTTCAAACGAACTCATAAATCTTGAAATTGAAAATTTCAAAGGCACAATAGCTAGATGTTATGTTGAAGTGGTTGGCGAAGTTCATGGAGCTCAAATTGAAGAAACCCATGACTGCGAAGTTAAAATTAAAAAAACAGTTTGTCCAACATGCAGCAAAGTACAGTCAGGATACTATGAAACTGTAATTCAGTTTAGAGCAGATAAGCGGGAAATCAAACCGGAAGAATATGCTAAAGCCGATGAAATTGTTGAACGTACATTACTTAAGCAATCCAGTTCAGATAAATTGGCATATTGTCCTCAAATAGCTAAACTGAAAGAAGGTTATGATTATTACATAGGATCTTTCAAATCAGGTAAAAAAGTGGCCGAAGCACTGAAAGAGGAATTCGGAGGAATAATCAAGGAATCCCCAAGATTAATCAGTGAAGACAAATCTACCGGAAAAGGACTTTACAGAGTTTGGATTTCTGTTAGAATTCCTGAAGCGGAAATTAATGATTTCATAAGTTATGAGAACAAAATTATTCAGCTAACAAGCATCAGCAAAAACAGCTTTGTTGGAGTTGACATTACCACAAGCAAGAAACATAATATTCCAATGAAAAATATGGAAGATATTGAGCTTGTTAAAAAAGCGGATGAAGTTGAAACTGCAACCATTATATCAAAATCTCCTCAATTTATACAGATTTTAGATCCTATTGACTATTCCGCAGTTGATTTGGATATGAAAGAGGAATACGATAAGTATAATGTTGGAGAAGAAGTTAAACTCATTAGAATCAATAATATCGTTTATTTATTAAGTTAA
- a CDS encoding translation initiation factor IF-2 subunit beta: MDKYEDLLERAIDQLPPEVFEHKRFKIPKAYSDIQGNRTFIKNFKDVAEGLNRDPQHLLKFLMRELGTAGNIEGQRAILQGKFTHYLINERIEDYVDKYVICHECNRPDTRIIREGRIFLLKCAACGATAPLKSL; this comes from the coding sequence ATGGATAAATACGAAGATTTATTAGAAAGAGCAATAGACCAATTACCTCCTGAAGTATTTGAACATAAAAGATTCAAAATCCCTAAAGCTTATTCAGATATCCAAGGTAATAGAACCTTTATTAAAAACTTTAAAGATGTTGCAGAAGGTTTAAACAGAGACCCTCAACATTTATTAAAATTCTTAATGAGAGAATTAGGTACAGCAGGAAATATTGAAGGTCAAAGAGCAATATTACAAGGTAAATTTACCCACTACTTAATCAACGAAAGAATTGAAGACTATGTGGACAAATACGTAATTTGCCACGAATGTAACAGACCAGATACTAGAATTATAAGAGAAGGTAGAATATTCTTACTCAAATGTGCTGCATGCGGTGCAACAGCACCTCTCAAATCATTATAA
- a CDS encoding flavodoxin: protein MNVLVAYYSRTNITKELALEIAKATNADTEEIISKVNYDGKLGYARAGKDGMTAKIIDLENLKHDPSDYDLIYMGVPVWAGKAANPMISYIKQNEGKFADVKFFATAGSSGFEGAFKQMEKFVGKSPLKTLALTTKEVKSGDFKNKLNSFLE from the coding sequence ATGAACGTTTTAGTTGCTTATTATTCAAGAACAAACATTACAAAAGAACTTGCATTGGAGATTGCAAAAGCAACCAATGCAGATACAGAAGAAATCATTTCAAAAGTAAATTATGACGGAAAACTGGGTTATGCCAGAGCAGGTAAAGACGGTATGACTGCAAAAATAATTGATTTGGAGAATTTAAAGCATGACCCTTCCGATTATGATTTGATATATATGGGAGTTCCTGTATGGGCAGGAAAAGCTGCAAACCCTATGATTTCCTATATTAAACAGAATGAAGGTAAATTTGCTGATGTCAAATTCTTTGCAACTGCAGGAAGCAGCGGATTTGAAGGAGCTTTTAAACAAATGGAAAAGTTTGTTGGTAAATCCCCATTGAAAACACTGGCTTTAACTACAAAAGAAGTAAAATCCGGCGATTTTAAAAATAAGTTAAATTCATTTTTAGAATAA
- a CDS encoding tyrosine--tRNA ligase — MDIEEKIQLIEEGTLEIIDIEELKEVLKKEQPIAYTGYEPSGKIHLGHAVTVQKLKQLQKLGFKIKILLADYHAFLNGKGTVEEIAETAEYNKKCFQALGLDETTEYVYGSSFQLEPDYTDKVYQLATMTTLKRARRSMDQVSRADDNPKVASVIYPIMQTVDMAALEVDIALGGMEQRKIQMLARENLEKIGEKPPVCIHTPLLHGLDGDAKMSSSKGNYIAVDDSVKEITKKINKSYCPQGEIEGNPMIEIAETFVYPNQDTLLIKRPEKFGGDIELTHDELIKDFSEGNLHPMDLKNGIKDFLIEFFAPVREYMEEN, encoded by the coding sequence ATGGACATTGAAGAAAAAATTCAATTAATTGAGGAAGGAACATTAGAAATCATAGATATCGAAGAGTTAAAAGAAGTTCTTAAAAAAGAACAGCCTATAGCTTATACAGGTTATGAACCTTCCGGAAAAATACATTTAGGACATGCAGTAACTGTACAGAAATTAAAACAATTGCAAAAGTTAGGATTTAAAATAAAAATTCTTTTAGCAGACTATCATGCATTTCTAAACGGAAAAGGTACCGTTGAAGAAATTGCTGAAACTGCCGAATACAATAAAAAATGTTTCCAGGCTTTAGGTCTTGATGAAACAACAGAATACGTATACGGTTCATCCTTCCAATTAGAACCAGATTATACTGATAAAGTTTATCAATTAGCTACAATGACCACTTTAAAAAGAGCTAGAAGAAGTATGGATCAGGTAAGCCGTGCGGATGACAATCCTAAAGTGGCAAGTGTAATTTATCCGATTATGCAAACTGTTGATATGGCTGCATTGGAAGTTGATATTGCACTCGGAGGCATGGAACAGAGAAAAATCCAAATGCTAGCACGTGAAAACCTGGAAAAAATCGGTGAAAAACCACCTGTTTGTATTCACACACCATTATTACATGGACTTGACGGTGACGCTAAAATGTCTTCAAGTAAAGGAAACTACATTGCAGTGGACGACTCCGTTAAAGAAATTACCAAAAAAATCAACAAAAGTTACTGTCCTCAAGGAGAAATTGAAGGCAATCCTATGATTGAAATAGCTGAAACCTTCGTTTACCCTAATCAAGATACTTTACTTATTAAAAGACCTGAAAAATTCGGTGGAGACATTGAATTAACACATGATGAGTTAATTAAAGACTTCAGTGAAGGAAACTTACATCCAATGGATTTGAAAAACGGAATCAAAGATTTCCTAATTGAATTCTTTGCCCCTGTAAGAGAATACATGGAGGAGAATTAA
- a CDS encoding metallophosphoesterase, with product MLIGLISDTHIPDRARQLPDNVLEAFKDVDLILHAGDLTSPKVIEKLESIAPVMAVQGNMDRANGINLPQAKTIEAEGLKIGLIHGEVYPRADTQQLVYIAKELDVDILVSGHSHQPKIEQTDGVLLINPGSPIVPRLADRTVMLLEINNKEVDVEIVKIGAPVCSALDFDKFKRD from the coding sequence ATGTTAATCGGTTTAATTTCAGACACACATATTCCAGATAGGGCAAGACAACTGCCAGATAACGTGCTTGAAGCGTTTAAAGATGTTGATTTAATATTGCATGCAGGTGATTTGACTTCACCGAAAGTTATTGAAAAATTAGAAAGCATAGCTCCGGTTATGGCAGTTCAGGGAAATATGGATAGAGCTAATGGAATTAACCTGCCTCAGGCAAAAACAATCGAAGCCGAAGGCCTTAAAATCGGATTGATACATGGAGAAGTATATCCGAGAGCAGACACACAGCAATTGGTATATATTGCAAAGGAACTTGATGTGGACATATTAGTTTCCGGACATTCACATCAGCCAAAAATAGAGCAGACCGATGGGGTGCTGTTAATCAACCCAGGAAGTCCGATAGTGCCTAGGCTTGCAGACAGAACAGTGATGTTGCTTGAAATTAACAACAAGGAAGTGGATGTTGAAATTGTTAAAATAGGCGCTCCGGTTTGCAGTGCTCTAGATTTCGATAAATTCAAGAGGGATTGA
- the tmk gene encoding dTMP kinase, translated as MYIVFEGIDGVGKSTQIQMLAEWLENNGFRVETLVEPTDSEVGKLIRRILQHPDAQSDKFQKILALLFAADRMMIMDKLEDESKIIISDRSFISSLAYQEPAEWVETLNRYAKKPDLLILLDLDAKKSVARTSGEDTFENVNYLTGVRENYLKLAENYTHEIIDADKGINKVSSDIKKAVAPYLGICPDCIR; from the coding sequence ATGTACATAGTATTTGAAGGAATAGATGGTGTAGGTAAATCCACCCAAATTCAAATGTTGGCCGAATGGCTGGAAAATAACGGTTTCAGAGTCGAGACATTGGTCGAACCAACTGATTCCGAAGTGGGAAAACTGATTAGACGTATTCTGCAGCATCCTGATGCTCAGTCTGACAAGTTTCAAAAAATTCTGGCCCTGCTTTTCGCAGCCGACAGGATGATGATAATGGATAAACTGGAAGATGAATCCAAAATAATTATTTCAGACAGGTCATTTATTTCATCACTGGCTTATCAGGAACCTGCCGAATGGGTTGAAACCTTAAACAGATATGCTAAAAAACCGGATTTATTGATTTTACTTGATTTGGATGCTAAAAAATCTGTTGCAAGAACATCTGGTGAAGATACATTTGAAAATGTGAATTATTTGACTGGTGTTAGAGAAAATTATCTGAAATTGGCTGAAAATTACACTCATGAAATAATAGATGCCGATAAGGGTATAAATAAGGTATCTTCAGATATCAAAAAGGCCGTAGCACCATATCTTGGAATCTGTCCGGATTGTATTAGGTGA
- a CDS encoding U32 family peptidase produces MVLEELLAPAGSYEVLVIAVNAGADAVYIAGQNYGARAYAKNFTLEEIEKAVNYAHLNGVKVHVTVNTLINNFEIVDVLKYLFKLYQIGVDAVIVQDLGLIWLLKTFIPDLEVHASTQMGLNNYPSIKWASKNNIKRVVLPREVTIEQISETTERLKKDNIDMDIETFGHGALCYCVSGKCYMSSYNSGRSGNRGACAQPCRREYRLKYRGYNIGNGYLLSTHDLATYNNLEAISNAGVKSLKLEGRMKSGDYIGTIVNSYRNLIDGNPGDYKKDLHLVFNRQFTNGYMMGDTPGEVMGRGHSGHEGLYIGDITDIDGTKVTIEVKNKEIPVILEPGDGIAFKYNGKIKGIYLENIIKQDENEIIIDTTRLVKVGTEVFISYSKSTHEYLKQFEKETIKNNVGINLSLTWDENLNLFTKVEYYLDDELINFRHKTLDKFEKAKNKPVTEETIEKQLKKTGGTPFYINNIRFNNMPKDLFIPISEINQIRREILDTATDLLLKHYTPTKKSVKAVRKDLTKFFEDYTSNEGKIKRKTPKLSLFIDDISQIKAASGFDLKRIYFDGNCHYNNPDDYFENIKETLKQGSLMAAPTEFVWVLSSFISEEDAIKCNEIIKELENEGIIISVMGDFPGMDEIFDCRIYGNHNLNVWNSFCVHNLNAAGFKSLILSSELSGREIKEIVLKNHDRNIDLEMIVNGNLEVIVSKDDFTNLNDGKDFIISNDADYATLEDKKRKKFKYKIFFDYNRQSHIINKDCLCLIEEMNEIKEMGLDSLILDCRYSNEKYTSQILSIYTESLKNKDQEELTKYKYQIMDFSQSYINKGNYIEGRLHEDK; encoded by the coding sequence ATGGTTTTAGAGGAATTACTGGCCCCAGCAGGTTCTTATGAAGTGTTAGTTATCGCAGTCAATGCAGGTGCTGATGCAGTTTATATTGCTGGGCAAAATTATGGTGCTAGAGCATATGCTAAAAATTTTACCCTGGAAGAAATAGAAAAGGCTGTTAATTATGCTCATTTAAATGGCGTTAAAGTTCATGTTACTGTCAATACATTGATTAACAATTTTGAGATTGTTGATGTTTTAAAATACTTGTTCAAATTATATCAGATTGGAGTCGATGCAGTTATCGTGCAGGATTTGGGATTGATTTGGCTTTTAAAGACATTCATTCCTGATCTGGAAGTTCATGCATCAACACAGATGGGTCTGAACAATTATCCGTCAATAAAATGGGCGAGCAAAAACAACATCAAAAGGGTTGTGCTTCCAAGGGAAGTTACCATTGAACAGATTAGTGAAACTACAGAACGCCTTAAAAAGGACAACATTGACATGGACATTGAAACATTCGGCCATGGGGCGCTGTGTTACTGTGTCAGCGGAAAATGTTACATGTCTTCATACAACAGCGGAAGAAGCGGGAACAGAGGAGCATGTGCACAGCCATGCAGACGTGAATACCGTTTGAAATATAGAGGATACAATATCGGAAACGGATATCTTCTCTCAACACATGACCTTGCAACCTACAACAATCTTGAAGCCATTTCAAATGCCGGAGTCAAATCTCTGAAGCTGGAAGGCAGAATGAAATCAGGAGATTATATAGGAACCATTGTAAACAGTTACAGAAATCTCATTGACGGAAATCCCGGAGATTACAAAAAAGACCTTCACCTTGTATTCAACAGACAGTTTACAAACGGATACATGATGGGAGACACCCCCGGAGAAGTAATGGGAAGAGGTCATTCCGGCCATGAAGGACTATACATCGGAGACATAACTGACATTGACGGCACAAAAGTTACAATTGAAGTTAAAAACAAAGAAATCCCAGTCATATTGGAACCTGGAGACGGAATTGCATTTAAATACAACGGCAAAATCAAGGGGATTTATCTTGAAAACATCATAAAGCAGGATGAAAATGAAATCATTATCGACACCACCAGACTTGTCAAGGTAGGAACTGAAGTATTTATCAGCTATTCCAAATCAACTCACGAATACTTAAAGCAGTTTGAAAAAGAGACCATTAAAAACAATGTCGGAATCAATTTATCACTGACATGGGATGAAAATTTAAATTTATTTACCAAAGTCGAATATTATCTCGACGACGAACTGATAAATTTCAGACATAAAACATTGGATAAATTTGAAAAGGCTAAAAATAAGCCAGTTACTGAAGAAACCATTGAAAAACAGCTCAAAAAGACTGGAGGAACACCGTTTTACATCAACAATATCAGATTCAACAACATGCCTAAAGACCTTTTCATACCAATCAGTGAAATCAACCAGATCAGGCGTGAAATTCTGGATACTGCAACAGATTTGCTTCTAAAACATTATACACCTACTAAAAAATCAGTTAAGGCAGTTCGTAAAGATTTAACAAAATTCTTTGAAGATTACACCAGCAATGAAGGTAAAATAAAAAGGAAAACACCGAAATTATCTTTATTTATAGATGACATTTCACAGATTAAAGCTGCATCAGGCTTTGATTTGAAGAGGATTTACTTTGATGGAAACTGCCACTATAACAATCCTGACGACTATTTTGAAAACATTAAAGAAACACTCAAACAGGGAAGTCTGATGGCTGCTCCAACCGAATTTGTTTGGGTTTTATCATCATTTATCAGCGAAGAGGATGCAATAAAATGCAACGAAATCATCAAGGAGCTTGAAAATGAGGGAATAATCATTTCAGTCATGGGAGATTTCCCTGGAATGGATGAAATATTCGACTGCAGAATCTACGGAAACCATAATCTGAATGTATGGAACAGCTTCTGCGTACACAACCTAAATGCCGCAGGTTTCAAATCACTTATTTTATCATCTGAACTGTCCGGCCGTGAAATTAAAGAGATAGTTCTTAAAAACCATGACAGAAACATTGACCTTGAGATGATTGTTAATGGAAACCTTGAAGTTATTGTAAGCAAAGACGACTTTACCAACTTGAACGACGGAAAAGATTTCATCATCTCAAACGATGCTGATTATGCTACTTTAGAAGACAAAAAAAGAAAAAAATTCAAATATAAAATCTTTTTTGACTACAACAGACAGAGCCACATCATCAACAAGGACTGCCTATGTCTGATTGAAGAGATGAATGAGATTAAGGAGATGGGTCTTGACTCCCTGATATTGGACTGCAGATACTCCAATGAAAAATACACCTCTCAGATATTGTCAATATACACAGAAAGCCTCAAAAATAAAGACCAGGAGGAACTGACCAAATACAAATATCAGATTATGGATTTCTCCCAGTCTTACATTAACAAAGGCAATTACATTGAAGGAAGATTACACGAGGACAAATAA
- a CDS encoding SAM-dependent methyltransferase has product MGSRWQVEKHHDPYYKKAKKEEYRSRASYKLKQLDKKFKLLKEGNTVVDLGAAPGGWSQVALEKVGEEGIVVGVDLNRFKKFHEENYHGLRGDFTTPEVQEKIMNIIGGRADVVMSDASPSLCGIKNIDQLRSIDLTNTVIEIAENILENKGNLVMKVFQGPDYKPMLDSLKGKFRKVKTTKPASSRKKSSEMYVVGLEYKSKKNRKGK; this is encoded by the coding sequence ATGGGAAGCAGATGGCAAGTGGAAAAACATCATGATCCATATTATAAAAAAGCTAAAAAAGAAGAATACCGCTCACGAGCATCATACAAACTTAAACAGTTGGATAAAAAGTTTAAACTACTTAAAGAAGGAAATACCGTAGTTGATTTGGGAGCCGCTCCTGGCGGATGGTCACAGGTAGCGCTTGAAAAGGTTGGCGAAGAAGGAATTGTAGTTGGAGTCGATTTAAACAGATTCAAAAAGTTCCATGAAGAAAACTACCATGGCCTGAGAGGGGATTTCACAACTCCCGAAGTGCAGGAAAAAATTATGAACATCATCGGAGGAAGAGCGGACGTGGTCATGTCAGATGCCTCACCATCACTATGTGGAATAAAAAACATTGACCAGCTCAGGTCCATTGATTTAACAAATACCGTGATAGAAATTGCAGAAAATATCCTGGAAAATAAGGGAAACCTTGTCATGAAAGTGTTTCAGGGTCCGGATTACAAACCGATGCTGGATTCTCTTAAAGGAAAATTCAGAAAAGTTAAGACCACAAAACCTGCATCATCACGTAAAAAAAGTTCTGAAATGTATGTTGTAGGACTGGAATATAAATCTAAAAAAAATAGAAAAGGAAAATAA